ATCTCCCTTATACCATCTATTTTTCTTGCAGCCTCTTCACTGGTGCTGCCCAACTGTACCCCAACAATCTTGCCTTTAAGGTCTTTGCTGCTATTTATTTCCTTATTATCACCCCTCACAACAATCATCTGAGAACCATAAAGATATGGATCTGTAAAGTTAACAGATTTAGCTCTCTCCTCAGTTATGCTCATACTGGACAAAATCATATCAAATTTCTTAGAGTTTAACGCTATTATTACACCATTCCAATCCGTCGGCATCCATTCCATTTTAACACCAAGGGCTTTCTCTATCTCCTTCGACAGGTCGACATCAAAACCAACCAACTCTCCATTATCATCACGGTATTCCATTGGTGGAAAGTTGTCATCCACACCTATAACTATCTTACCTGCCTGCTTAACCCTTTCTAACGAACCGTCCGATTCAACAGGAGTGAGTTGCTCTGATGTACTTTTTGTCTTATTTGTATCTGCGCTTTGACTGCTGCCGCATCCTGATAAAGCCATTGACATAATTAAGATACCTATAATAACAAATAAAAATCTCCTCTTCACTTATATCTCCCCCCTAAAATTTATGTCTTTATTATAATTTACTATTTTATTATAGTAAAGTGTTATCATAGTATCAAAAGAAAAGGATTAAACGTTTTCCATCTCCAGCGCTTTGTTTTTCTTCTAATTGCTTATAACCATGCATTAGATGATAAACCCTAAAAGCATCCCTTTTCCTGTTTATAGTTTTATCAGGTCCTCAACTTTTATATCGTTTTTTATTATTTCCATATACAGTGCCATATACTGTGTTGCCTCCGTTGTTTCGTACCCCTCTCAGATCTTTTGGCACGGCTATGCCACAGAATAGCCTTGCCGTCTTCCATAGAGACAGGATTTGACAGATAAGTCGTGTTTAAATATAAATTGTTATGGAATTGTCCACAGATTCAATTGAGTTTGCACCAGCAGCATTGTTGTTTTTTCCAACCATCCTATAGGTTGCATTTAACCTGTGAGATTTTCATTGCTGTATACATGGTACATAAAAAAGACAGGTTTCATGTAAAAACCTGTCTTTCACATATTTATCTCAGGTATATATGCTCTTCATGATCACTGCCAGTTTGCTTGATGTCTTTCTTAAAATACTCTGCCATCTTAGAAAGAGTCCTCATGCTGCATCTTCTGTCAATGGCACTTCTCAATCTCTTGATCCCATAATCGCTCTCTATGGTACCGTCCTTTTCAAGAGGAGATGTAAATGGTATCACCATATCTACATAAGGCCTCAAGTCCTTCTCTATTGGAGTTATATCAATGAGCAGATGCAAATTGCCCATTGCAGGTTGGTTGAGTCCGTCAATATTGCCC
The DNA window shown above is from Calorimonas adulescens and carries:
- a CDS encoding amino acid ABC transporter substrate-binding protein, translating into MKRRFLFVIIGILIMSMALSGCGSSQSADTNKTKSTSEQLTPVESDGSLERVKQAGKIVIGVDDNFPPMEYRDDNGELVGFDVDLSKEIEKALGVKMEWMPTDWNGVIIALNSKKFDMILSSMSITEERAKSVNFTDPYLYGSQMIVVRGDNKEINSSKDLKGKIVGVQLGSTSEEAARKIDGIREIKTYSQYPEAFADLSIGRTDAVVVDGMVGGYFLTKNPGNYRILDEELVKEPVGIAFRKEDVELRNAVNDVINELKQNGKLRELSLKWFGVDMTQ